One part of the Paracoccus sp. MBLB3053 genome encodes these proteins:
- a CDS encoding helix-turn-helix domain-containing protein, translated as MPEHRHEDRVLQASQSPGAVTRLAASWRRSMMKHGLDPARAPRVRQLTSRELVERCDALEDFIEVARPQLDHLFQLVCPTGCSVLLTDATGIVLEHRVSDADALTFRDWGLWSGADWSEAAEGTNGIGTCLAEGRQVTIHRDEHFYARNTGLSCMDAPIWGPDGRLIAALDVSSARSDHAERWNALIGAQVAQSARQIEASFFRASFPGARIVTAQAEGTDDATLLVAVDKDDLAIGANRAARRAFGLEKEGQLRPRPASDLFGREDEATGFEKAERAAVIRALARAEGNVSAAARALGVGRATLYRRMSRLGISENPGRLSRG; from the coding sequence TTGCCCGAACACCGACATGAGGATCGCGTGCTGCAGGCGTCACAATCGCCCGGCGCCGTCACCCGCCTTGCGGCAAGCTGGCGGCGCTCGATGATGAAGCACGGACTTGACCCGGCCCGCGCACCCCGGGTTCGCCAGCTCACCTCGCGTGAACTGGTCGAACGTTGCGATGCGCTGGAAGACTTCATCGAAGTGGCACGGCCCCAGCTTGACCACCTGTTTCAGTTGGTCTGCCCGACCGGATGCAGCGTGCTTTTGACCGATGCCACCGGGATCGTCCTTGAGCACCGCGTAAGCGACGCGGATGCCCTGACCTTTCGCGATTGGGGCCTTTGGAGCGGCGCCGACTGGTCCGAGGCAGCCGAGGGAACCAACGGGATCGGCACCTGCCTTGCCGAAGGACGGCAGGTCACGATCCACCGCGACGAACATTTCTATGCCCGCAATACCGGGCTCTCATGCATGGACGCCCCGATCTGGGGACCGGACGGGCGGTTGATCGCGGCGCTGGATGTCAGCTCGGCGCGCTCGGACCATGCCGAACGCTGGAATGCCCTTATCGGCGCGCAGGTCGCGCAGAGCGCCCGCCAGATCGAGGCCAGCTTTTTCCGCGCCTCGTTCCCCGGCGCGCGCATCGTCACCGCACAGGCCGAGGGCACGGATGACGCCACGCTGCTTGTCGCCGTCGACAAGGACGATCTTGCCATCGGCGCGAACCGGGCCGCGCGCCGCGCCTTCGGGCTGGAAAAGGAAGGCCAGCTTCGCCCTCGCCCCGCCTCTGACCTGTTCGGACGCGAGGACGAGGCGACGGGCTTCGAAAAGGCCGAGCGGGCCGCGGTGATTCGGGCGCTTGCGCGGGCCGAAGGCAATGTCTCGGCCGCGGCGCGCGCGCTTGGCGTTGGCCGTGCGACGCTTTACCGGCGCATGTCTCGGTTGGGAATTTCCGAAAATCCCGGCCGACTGTCTCGGGGGTGA
- a CDS encoding alpha-2-macroglobulin family protein codes for MAQNFWHRLVPAAMTLGLLAALPAQGQDAPIPPSRLELEPDTDRPGGDLGRIFDTTLQACIQACLADPQCRALTYNQNARSCFPKGQEAAAATPFSGALSGQVVPTGPEALSRAARRADAASFLVPADLNAALLQARTLPAMNPPVAVGDPLSGSAEAEAAGDLPAAARLMSHAVAAKDRAEDWTNLARLMLYTSDSDDRDASASIASMAINGYLRADSDAVSGRALSWLAMAFERLNRGRDALGALRLAAELSPGDAEIAAALSESEIRNGFRVTDTEVESEGRLPRFCAIMSRDLAKGRDYSSFLRLPPGDLTVEAEGSELCVAGLAHGQEITLTLRSGLPSADGETLARDVNLRGYVRDRSPEVRFPGRAYILPASGDQRLSMVTINADRVDLKLLRISDRNLIRAMTEDMFAKPLDSWRSGYFSERMAREIWQGTAEVAKPVGQPALNRELTTSLAIPAAAGPLEPGIYILEAGVADRDPDETGLATQWFVISDFGISTYSGTDGLTVAVRSLRDVSPKPGVEVAMVSRSNEVLARARTDAEGIAHFPPGLSLGSGGAEPALVTVTSWDGQGPDRVPLDMAFLSLAEPEFDLSDRGVEGQPPAPPIDLFLTTDRGAYRVGETVNATFIARDADGRALVGLPLTAVILRPDGVEHARIAPTAAGAGGGTASWSIPGNAPRGTWRMELRTAADGPALATARLLVEDFLPERIDFTPSLPEGPVKAGGDLTLSLSAHWLFGAPAANLPVEAQLRIAPTRSLDSFPGYQFGREDDESQPVIRTIPAGVTDAQGNYSLTAALPSAAELGPHPVEAEVVLDIREGAGRPVERTESRTVMPDEPVIGIRPLFEGETVSENAEARFAFVAIGPELQPVATPLRWVLNRIDTDYQWYSLDGAWNWEPITTRRRVTEGVAEPGAQPAAITVPVEWGQYELVAEPASGKGGESSVTFHAGWGAVAEAGSPTPDRLQVVLDKPAYRSGETARVKIVARSDGTGLVSVLSNRLVALQPVELREGENTVELPVTDAWGSGVYVTVSALRPVRDVAAGNRLPVRALGLAHAAVDPGEGQLVASLDLPTETRPRGTVPVTLKLEGAAGAKVHATVAAVDQGILNLTRFNPPDPSQHYFGQRRLGVGLRDLYGRLILSTGAPDGALREGGDAMNSNTAAPPPTEELMSWFSGPLTLGEDGTATVEVPIGDFNGEIRVMAVLWSENGVGQANASVLVRDPVVMTVTAPAFLAPGDQAEIGLRLTHASGPGGEMRLALEQTGGDAPLTTSLPSDSVTLNDKDESLLRIPVSASDAQGRANLRLTLTTPDGMGLTKDITLPVSLNETDIQRHERMTIGPGQSVTLPPELTASLSPGAVLSAAVGPYARLDVAGALTRLARYPYGCTEQLTSGAMPLLYAAGLSALEGVDGGATEENVQRAIAQILTRQGANGGFGLWRADSGDLWLEAYVTDFLSRARSAGYQVPDKAFRLAIDNLRNRSNYAMDPTAASPDENAALAYALAVLARERAATVGDLRYYADTAAAAFSTPMAAGNLGAALASYGDQARADRLFAQAARLLEQGQDEAHVFRADYGTRLRDGAALLALAAEARTQTIDETALTSDLAERIDRAAQAGNPLSTQESVWTILAAAALSRSVPPAALNGVALTAPIAELPDDDASISNPGDQPLEVTLTATGKPVSPPQAGGRGYRIERSYFTTGGEAIDPASVARGTRIVVRIEVTPQTEGGGRLIITDPLPAGWEIDNPNLLRAGDISALDWLDGQTGAEMTEFRADRFSAALTWITDEPFTLAYIVRAVTAGSFRHPAASVEDMYRPEFRGWSQGGTITVTP; via the coding sequence ATGGCGCAGAACTTCTGGCATCGGCTTGTCCCCGCAGCCATGACCCTGGGGTTGTTGGCGGCGCTTCCCGCTCAGGGGCAGGATGCGCCGATTCCACCTTCGCGGCTGGAACTCGAGCCGGACACCGATCGACCCGGAGGTGATCTGGGACGCATTTTCGACACCACGCTGCAAGCCTGTATCCAGGCCTGTCTGGCCGACCCGCAATGCCGCGCCCTGACCTATAATCAGAACGCCCGTTCCTGCTTTCCGAAGGGCCAGGAGGCCGCCGCCGCGACCCCATTTTCCGGAGCCTTGTCAGGGCAGGTGGTTCCCACCGGGCCCGAGGCACTGTCGCGCGCTGCCAGACGAGCCGATGCCGCCAGCTTCCTTGTGCCGGCGGATCTGAACGCCGCGCTGCTTCAGGCAAGGACGCTGCCCGCGATGAACCCGCCCGTCGCGGTGGGCGACCCGCTTTCCGGCTCTGCGGAAGCCGAGGCAGCCGGAGACCTTCCTGCCGCTGCCCGCCTGATGTCCCATGCCGTGGCGGCCAAGGACCGCGCCGAGGATTGGACCAATCTTGCGCGGCTGATGCTTTATACCAGCGATTCCGATGACCGGGACGCTTCGGCCTCGATCGCGTCGATGGCGATCAACGGTTATCTGCGGGCCGATAGCGACGCAGTCTCGGGGCGCGCGCTGTCATGGCTCGCCATGGCGTTTGAAAGGCTCAACCGGGGCCGTGACGCATTGGGCGCTTTGCGGCTGGCTGCCGAGCTTTCGCCCGGAGACGCTGAGATTGCCGCCGCCTTGTCGGAATCCGAGATCCGCAACGGGTTTCGCGTGACTGACACCGAGGTCGAATCCGAGGGGCGGCTGCCCCGCTTCTGCGCCATCATGTCGCGCGATCTCGCCAAGGGTCGCGACTATTCCAGCTTCCTGCGTCTTCCGCCGGGCGATCTGACGGTCGAGGCCGAAGGAAGCGAGCTTTGCGTCGCCGGTCTCGCGCATGGGCAGGAGATCACCTTGACCCTGCGCAGCGGTCTGCCCTCGGCAGATGGCGAAACCCTTGCCCGCGACGTCAACCTTCGCGGCTATGTTCGGGACCGCTCACCGGAAGTGCGCTTTCCGGGCAGGGCCTATATCCTGCCCGCATCGGGCGACCAGCGTCTGTCGATGGTCACGATCAATGCCGACCGGGTCGATCTGAAACTGCTGCGGATTTCGGATCGCAACCTGATCCGCGCCATGACCGAAGACATGTTCGCCAAGCCGCTCGACAGTTGGCGCAGCGGCTATTTCTCGGAGCGCATGGCGCGCGAGATCTGGCAAGGAACGGCCGAGGTCGCCAAGCCGGTCGGGCAGCCCGCCCTGAACCGGGAGCTGACGACAAGCCTTGCCATCCCGGCAGCGGCGGGGCCGCTTGAACCCGGCATCTACATTCTGGAGGCGGGGGTCGCCGATCGTGACCCCGACGAAACCGGGCTCGCGACCCAATGGTTCGTGATCTCGGATTTCGGGATTTCGACCTATTCGGGCACGGACGGGTTGACCGTTGCCGTTCGAAGCCTTCGGGATGTGTCGCCCAAGCCGGGGGTCGAGGTCGCGATGGTCAGCAGGTCGAACGAGGTCCTTGCAAGGGCACGGACCGATGCAGAAGGCATTGCGCATTTTCCTCCGGGCCTCAGTCTTGGCAGCGGCGGGGCCGAACCGGCGCTGGTCACGGTCACGTCCTGGGACGGCCAGGGCCCGGATCGCGTCCCGCTGGACATGGCTTTCCTGTCCCTGGCCGAGCCGGAATTCGACCTTTCCGACCGCGGCGTCGAGGGCCAGCCCCCTGCCCCCCCGATCGACCTTTTCCTGACGACGGATCGCGGCGCATATCGGGTGGGCGAAACCGTCAATGCAACTTTCATTGCCCGTGATGCGGATGGCCGGGCGCTTGTTGGCCTGCCCCTGACGGCCGTCATCCTGCGGCCGGACGGGGTCGAACACGCCCGCATCGCCCCAACCGCTGCGGGTGCCGGAGGTGGAACCGCAAGCTGGTCGATCCCCGGGAATGCGCCACGGGGAACATGGCGCATGGAACTGCGGACAGCGGCCGACGGCCCGGCACTGGCGACCGCCCGGCTTCTGGTCGAGGATTTCCTGCCCGAGCGGATCGACTTCACGCCCTCCCTTCCCGAAGGTCCGGTAAAGGCAGGTGGCGATCTGACCTTGTCGCTGAGTGCGCATTGGCTGTTTGGTGCCCCGGCCGCGAACCTGCCAGTCGAAGCCCAGCTCCGCATCGCGCCGACCCGCAGCCTGGACAGTTTTCCCGGCTACCAGTTCGGACGCGAGGACGACGAGTCCCAACCGGTCATCAGAACCATTCCGGCTGGCGTGACGGATGCGCAGGGGAATTACAGCCTGACGGCAGCGCTTCCTTCGGCGGCCGAGCTTGGCCCCCACCCTGTCGAGGCTGAAGTCGTTCTGGATATTCGCGAAGGCGCGGGCCGCCCGGTCGAAAGAACCGAATCCCGAACTGTCATGCCAGACGAGCCGGTCATCGGCATTCGGCCGCTTTTCGAAGGAGAAACCGTTTCCGAAAATGCCGAAGCGCGTTTCGCTTTCGTCGCCATCGGCCCGGAACTTCAGCCAGTGGCGACTCCGCTGCGCTGGGTGCTGAACAGGATCGACACGGATTACCAATGGTATTCGCTGGACGGCGCATGGAATTGGGAGCCGATCACGACACGCCGGCGCGTGACCGAAGGCGTGGCCGAACCCGGAGCTCAACCGGCCGCGATCACCGTCCCTGTCGAATGGGGTCAATATGAACTGGTGGCCGAGCCAGCTTCGGGCAAGGGCGGGGAAAGCTCTGTTACCTTCCATGCCGGCTGGGGCGCCGTTGCGGAAGCCGGAAGTCCCACGCCCGACCGGCTGCAGGTCGTGCTCGACAAGCCCGCCTATCGCAGCGGCGAAACGGCGCGCGTTAAGATCGTGGCGCGGTCCGACGGAACCGGGCTCGTCTCTGTCCTGTCGAACCGGCTGGTGGCGTTGCAGCCCGTCGAACTGCGAGAGGGAGAGAACACGGTCGAACTTCCGGTGACGGATGCATGGGGCTCGGGCGTCTATGTCACCGTAAGCGCGCTGCGCCCGGTCCGAGATGTGGCGGCGGGCAACCGGTTGCCTGTCCGAGCCCTAGGCCTGGCCCATGCCGCCGTCGATCCGGGAGAAGGCCAGCTTGTCGCCTCGCTCGACCTGCCGACCGAGACCCGCCCGCGCGGAACGGTCCCCGTGACATTGAAGCTCGAGGGCGCCGCTGGCGCCAAGGTCCACGCCACGGTCGCGGCGGTCGATCAGGGCATCCTGAACCTGACGCGTTTCAACCCGCCGGACCCGTCCCAGCACTACTTTGGCCAGCGTCGGCTGGGGGTCGGCCTGCGCGACCTGTACGGGCGGCTGATCCTGTCCACGGGCGCGCCGGACGGTGCGCTGCGCGAGGGCGGCGATGCCATGAATTCGAACACCGCAGCCCCTCCACCCACCGAAGAGCTGATGAGCTGGTTCTCGGGCCCGCTGACGCTGGGCGAGGATGGAACGGCGACGGTCGAGGTGCCGATCGGAGATTTCAACGGCGAAATACGCGTGATGGCCGTCCTTTGGTCCGAAAATGGCGTCGGTCAGGCGAACGCATCGGTTCTCGTGCGCGATCCGGTGGTGATGACTGTAACAGCGCCCGCATTCCTTGCGCCGGGAGACCAGGCCGAGATCGGTCTGCGCCTGACCCATGCTTCGGGTCCGGGCGGAGAAATGAGGCTCGCCCTTGAACAGACGGGCGGCGATGCCCCCCTGACGACCAGCCTGCCATCCGACAGCGTGACGCTGAACGACAAGGACGAAAGCTTGCTTCGGATACCCGTCTCGGCCAGCGATGCCCAAGGGCGGGCGAACCTGCGCCTGACGCTGACGACGCCTGACGGCATGGGTCTTACCAAGGACATCACCCTTCCCGTTTCGCTGAACGAGACCGACATCCAGCGCCATGAGCGAATGACCATCGGTCCGGGACAAAGCGTCACCCTGCCCCCCGAACTGACCGCTTCGCTTTCGCCGGGGGCAGTGCTGAGCGCGGCGGTCGGTCCCTATGCGCGACTCGACGTGGCCGGAGCCCTGACCCGGCTTGCCCGCTATCCCTATGGCTGCACCGAGCAACTGACCTCGGGGGCGATGCCCTTGCTCTACGCTGCAGGACTTTCCGCATTGGAAGGGGTCGATGGCGGCGCGACCGAAGAAAACGTTCAGCGCGCGATTGCCCAGATCCTGACACGTCAGGGCGCGAATGGCGGGTTTGGCCTTTGGCGGGCGGATTCGGGCGATCTCTGGCTTGAAGCCTATGTCACGGATTTCCTGTCGCGCGCCCGCAGCGCGGGATACCAGGTCCCGGACAAGGCCTTCCGGCTGGCCATCGACAACCTGCGCAACCGCTCGAATTACGCGATGGACCCCACCGCCGCTTCACCGGACGAGAACGCGGCCCTCGCCTATGCGCTGGCGGTTCTGGCGCGCGAACGCGCGGCAACCGTCGGCGACCTGCGCTATTATGCCGATACGGCCGCGGCGGCGTTCTCGACCCCGATGGCTGCGGGCAATCTGGGCGCTGCGCTGGCCTCGTACGGCGATCAGGCTCGGGCAGACCGGCTGTTTGCGCAGGCCGCGCGGCTGCTGGAACAGGGCCAGGATGAAGCCCATGTCTTCCGCGCCGATTACGGTACGCGGCTTCGCGATGGGGCGGCCCTTCTCGCTCTTGCCGCCGAGGCAAGGACGCAGACGATCGACGAAACCGCGCTGACTTCGGATCTGGCGGAACGGATCGACCGCGCGGCGCAGGCGGGGAACCCGCTTTCGACGCAGGAATCGGTCTGGACGATCCTGGCGGCTGCTGCCCTGTCGCGATCGGTTCCGCCAGCGGCGCTGAACGGCGTGGCGCTGACCGCACCGATCGCAGAGCTTCCTGATGACGATGCCAGCATCTCGAATCCCGGCGACCAGCCGCTGGAGGTGACGCTGACCGCGACGGGCAAACCCGTTTCCCCTCCGCAGGCGGGCGGGCGGGGCTACCGGATCGAGCGGAGCTATTTCACGACCGGGGGCGAAGCGATCGATCCGGCAAGCGTTGCCCGCGGCACGCGGATCGTCGTGCGTATCGAGGTCACGCCCCAGACCGAGGGCGGCGGACGGCTCATCATCACCGACCCGCTGCCTGCGGGATGGGAAATCGACAATCCCAACCTGCTGCGTGCGGGCGACATCTCGGCCCTCGACTGGCTGGACGGGCAGACCGGGGCGGAGATGACCGAATTCCGTGCCGATCGTTTCTCGGCCGCATTGACCTGGATCACGGACGAGCCGTTCACCCTGGCCTATATCGTCAGGGCCGTCACGGCCGGCAGCTTCCGCCATCCGGCCGCCAGCGTCGAAGACATGTATCGGCCAGAATTCCGGGGCTGGAGCCAGGGCGGAACCATCACCGTGACGCCCTGA
- a CDS encoding quinoprotein relay system zinc metallohydrolase 2, with protein sequence MFHLVLAACLANDPEICSQRLLPAADAPTKEDCHNRAEPIARDWLARHPELKGSMANCVETASLPAFDVQEIADGVYFRQGEIAQMTRENQGRIANLAFIIGDTVAVIDAGGSRAEGEALYATIRRLTDRPVSHLILTHMHPDHIMGAEVFAEAGATILAHSALPEAVARRTAAWMISVPDQIGPLAFLGTHIAPVDQTIDSETIIALGGTELTVTPQPTAHTDNDLVVRDSESGALFTGDLVFRGLTPSIDGSLKGWQEWINAGPPEPAPSMIIPGHGPIAKTWDEAVAPEAGYFDALRDATRKAVSGGMPLSQAIPAIVVMMKSHAEGWVDFDAISARNAATAYSQLEWE encoded by the coding sequence TTGTTTCATCTGGTTCTGGCTGCATGTCTCGCCAATGACCCCGAAATCTGCTCGCAACGCCTTCTGCCCGCCGCCGATGCCCCCACCAAAGAGGATTGCCACAACAGGGCAGAGCCCATCGCGCGCGACTGGCTTGCCCGACATCCCGAGTTGAAGGGCAGCATGGCCAATTGTGTCGAAACTGCATCCCTTCCGGCATTCGATGTTCAGGAAATCGCCGACGGCGTCTATTTCCGGCAGGGCGAAATTGCCCAGATGACGCGGGAAAATCAGGGGCGTATCGCCAATCTTGCCTTTATCATCGGCGATACGGTCGCGGTCATCGACGCGGGCGGAAGCAGGGCAGAAGGCGAGGCGCTTTATGCCACCATTCGCCGCCTGACGGATCGTCCGGTCAGCCATCTGATCCTGACCCATATGCATCCCGATCACATCATGGGTGCCGAGGTCTTCGCCGAGGCAGGGGCGACCATCCTGGCCCATTCCGCGCTGCCCGAGGCCGTGGCGCGCCGAACCGCCGCATGGATGATCTCGGTCCCGGACCAGATCGGCCCGCTGGCATTCCTGGGCACGCATATCGCGCCGGTGGACCAGACGATCGACAGCGAAACGATCATCGCGCTGGGTGGAACCGAACTGACGGTCACGCCGCAGCCGACCGCGCATACCGACAACGATCTTGTGGTGCGGGACAGCGAATCGGGCGCACTGTTCACGGGCGATCTGGTGTTTCGCGGCCTGACGCCTTCCATCGACGGTTCTTTGAAGGGTTGGCAGGAATGGATCAACGCCGGGCCACCCGAACCTGCCCCCAGCATGATCATCCCGGGCCACGGCCCGATCGCGAAAACCTGGGACGAAGCCGTCGCGCCCGAAGCCGGCTATTTCGACGCGCTGCGCGACGCGACACGCAAGGCCGTATCCGGTGGAATGCCGCTTTCCCAGGCCATCCCCGCCATCGTCGTGATGATGAAGTCTCATGCCGAAGGCTGGGTCGACTTCGACGCAATCTCGGCCCGCAATGCCGCGACAGCCTATTCGCAACTGGAATGGGAATAG
- the pqqA gene encoding pyrroloquinoline quinone precursor peptide PqqA — translation MAWKKPALKEISCGMEINMYAPAEDEPVLF, via the coding sequence ATGGCTTGGAAGAAACCCGCGCTGAAGGAAATCTCCTGCGGCATGGAAATCAACATGTATGCACCGGCCGAGGACGAGCCGGTTCTGTTCTGA
- the pqqB gene encoding pyrroloquinoline quinone biosynthesis protein PqqB — protein MRIVILGTGAGGGLPQWNCGCPNCDAAREGRIPSMSQSGIAISADGENWALVNASPDLRNQLAASPVLRPGALRGSPILSVLVTNGDIDHVAGLLTLREGQPFDLFATPAIHAVLAANPMLSALNPKLVQRREIALDRPFELVKGLTAELFSVPGKVPLYLEGDVVETGRMGEETVGVELSAAGRRVLYVPGCAFVPDWLRTRISGADALLLDGTLWTDDEMIRAGLGVKTGRRMGHVPVSGPDGSMSLLADVQVQRRIYVHLNNSNPLVDPASPERAHAEAAGWQVGHDGMEIMP, from the coding sequence ATGCGTATCGTGATTCTCGGCACCGGAGCCGGTGGCGGGTTGCCGCAATGGAATTGCGGTTGCCCGAACTGCGACGCTGCCCGCGAGGGGCGGATTCCCTCGATGAGCCAAAGCGGGATCGCGATTTCCGCAGATGGTGAAAACTGGGCGCTGGTGAATGCCTCACCAGACCTGCGAAATCAGCTTGCCGCAAGCCCGGTGCTGCGTCCCGGCGCGCTGCGCGGTTCGCCTATACTGTCGGTTCTCGTGACCAATGGCGATATCGACCATGTTGCCGGCTTGTTGACCCTGCGTGAAGGCCAGCCCTTCGATCTGTTCGCCACTCCGGCCATTCATGCCGTGCTGGCGGCAAACCCGATGTTGTCTGCGCTGAATCCGAAATTGGTCCAGCGCCGCGAGATTGCGCTGGATCGGCCATTCGAACTGGTGAAAGGCCTTACGGCCGAGTTGTTTTCCGTGCCCGGCAAGGTGCCGCTCTACCTTGAGGGCGACGTGGTCGAGACCGGACGCATGGGCGAGGAAACCGTGGGTGTCGAGCTGAGCGCGGCGGGTCGCAGGGTGCTTTACGTGCCCGGCTGCGCCTTTGTTCCCGACTGGCTCAGGACGCGGATTTCGGGCGCGGACGCGCTTCTGCTCGACGGAACGCTCTGGACGGATGACGAGATGATCCGCGCCGGTCTTGGGGTAAAGACGGGACGGCGCATGGGTCATGTGCCGGTGTCGGGCCCGGATGGCAGCATGAGCCTTCTTGCGGATGTGCAGGTGCAACGACGCATCTATGTGCATCTGAACAATTCAAATCCGCTGGTCGATCCCGCCAGCCCGGAGCGAGCCCATGCCGAAGCTGCAGGTTGGCAGGTCGGCCATGACGGAATGGAGATCATGCCATGA
- the pqqC gene encoding pyrroloquinoline-quinone synthase PqqC, giving the protein MKLADHGPQSRAEFLERLKHIGAERYHDRHPFHKRLHGGECSPDEVRAWVVNRWYYQSRIPMKDAAFMSRVEDPQLRRVWRSRIEDHDGGTDEGGGIRRWLALAEAVGLDPAYVASGAGVMPATRFAVDAYVRFVRDMPLLDAVAASLTEMFAPKIHAERIEGLLKHYDFADDSSLSYFRNRLNEASKDVEFGLNYVLDRADTLEKQDAAAAALTFKTDVLWAQLDALWHGYVEGAIAPGAWRPGEGLAIRSPELAEVP; this is encoded by the coding sequence ATGAAGCTTGCCGATCACGGACCGCAATCCCGTGCTGAATTTCTTGAAAGACTCAAGCATATCGGGGCCGAGCGCTACCACGATCGCCATCCCTTTCATAAGCGGTTGCACGGGGGCGAGTGCAGCCCGGACGAGGTGCGTGCCTGGGTTGTGAACCGATGGTATTACCAGTCGCGCATTCCGATGAAGGATGCAGCCTTCATGTCGCGTGTCGAGGACCCGCAACTGCGCCGCGTCTGGAGGTCGCGCATCGAGGATCATGACGGCGGCACGGATGAGGGCGGCGGCATTCGACGCTGGCTGGCCCTGGCCGAGGCCGTGGGCCTTGATCCCGCCTATGTGGCAAGCGGCGCCGGGGTCATGCCGGCCACGCGTTTCGCCGTGGACGCCTATGTCCGTTTCGTGCGCGACATGCCGCTGCTGGACGCGGTTGCCGCCAGCCTGACCGAAATGTTCGCGCCCAAGATCCATGCCGAACGCATCGAGGGTCTGCTGAAACACTACGATTTCGCCGATGATTCCAGCCTTTCCTATTTTCGCAATCGGCTGAACGAGGCGTCGAAGGATGTCGAGTTCGGGCTGAACTATGTGCTCGATCGTGCCGATACTCTTGAAAAGCAGGACGCCGCGGCGGCCGCGCTGACGTTCAAGACCGATGTGCTTTGGGCGCAGCTTGACGCGCTTTGGCACGGCTATGTGGAAGGGGCGATTGCGCCGGGCGCGTGGCGTCCCGGCGAGGGGCTGGCGATCCGCAGCCCGGAATTGGCCGAGGTCCCATGA
- the pqqD gene encoding pyrroloquinoline quinone biosynthesis peptide chaperone PqqD, whose product MTAPSLSNFCIPYLPRGVRLHDDQVRGIRVLLAPERAMQLDAVGDAILSELDGHRSLAEVIRSLCDRYSAPIEQIEGDVKDFLSGLVDRRMVFLAGCDDEGRGR is encoded by the coding sequence ATGACTGCACCCTCCCTCAGCAACTTTTGCATTCCATACCTGCCAAGGGGTGTTCGCCTGCACGACGACCAGGTTCGCGGCATCCGTGTTCTGCTGGCCCCCGAGCGCGCGATGCAGCTGGATGCGGTGGGGGACGCGATCCTTTCCGAGTTGGACGGCCATCGCAGCCTCGCCGAGGTGATCCGGAGCCTGTGCGACCGATACTCGGCCCCGATCGAGCAGATCGAAGGCGACGTCAAGGATTTCCTCTCGGGTCTGGTCGATCGACGGATGGTCTTCCTGGCGGGTTGCGATGACGAGGGGAGGGGGCGATGA
- the pqqE gene encoding pyrroloquinoline quinone biosynthesis protein PqqE — protein MNGQSLPRDIQGNPVRVGLPIAMLAELTHRCPLACPYCSNPVELARVAEELTAGEWTAIFRQAAELGVLQVHLSGGEPASRRDLSEIAQGARDAGLYVNLITSGIGLTEARLRELDGLVDHVQLSLQGIDAEMADWISGYGGSFSRKMQVAHWIGEIGFPLTLNAVVHRQNLDRLPEMIALAERLGCRRIEVATVQFHGWANLNRRPLMPTPEQAQRAREVVNEARDRLRGRMVIDYVPADHHATFPKSCMGGWGSTGLNVTPDGIVLPCHAAQTISGLEFENVRDNSLDRIWRDGSAFNAFRGTAWLPEPCASCERREIDFGGCRCQAMAMANDPAATDPVCSRSPLNARLRAEAEAEASSDDIALVYRRMSKEKRT, from the coding sequence ATGAACGGCCAATCCTTGCCCCGCGACATCCAGGGCAATCCGGTCAGGGTCGGCCTGCCCATCGCGATGCTCGCCGAACTGACGCATCGCTGCCCTTTGGCATGCCCCTATTGTTCGAACCCGGTCGAACTGGCCCGCGTCGCCGAAGAGCTGACGGCAGGGGAATGGACCGCGATCTTTCGCCAGGCAGCCGAACTTGGCGTTCTGCAAGTACATCTGTCGGGCGGAGAGCCAGCCTCGCGGCGCGATCTTTCAGAAATTGCACAGGGCGCGCGTGACGCAGGTCTGTATGTCAATCTGATCACCTCGGGCATCGGTCTGACCGAGGCGCGGCTGCGCGAACTGGACGGTCTGGTCGATCACGTCCAGCTTTCGTTGCAGGGGATCGACGCCGAGATGGCGGATTGGATCAGCGGCTACGGCGGCAGCTTCTCGCGCAAGATGCAGGTTGCGCACTGGATCGGCGAAATCGGTTTCCCCCTGACGCTGAATGCTGTCGTTCACCGCCAGAACCTTGATCGCCTGCCCGAGATGATCGCCCTGGCCGAACGTCTCGGCTGCCGCCGGATCGAGGTCGCGACGGTTCAGTTCCACGGCTGGGCCAACCTTAACCGCAGGCCCTTGATGCCAACGCCGGAGCAGGCGCAGCGTGCTCGTGAAGTGGTGAACGAGGCACGCGACAGGCTGCGCGGGCGGATGGTCATCGATTACGTTCCCGCCGATCACCATGCGACCTTTCCCAAGAGCTGCATGGGGGGGTGGGGCTCGACCGGCCTGAACGTCACGCCAGACGGCATCGTGCTGCCCTGCCACGCGGCCCAGACGATCTCCGGGCTGGAATTCGAGAATGTGCGGGACAACAGCCTTGACCGCATCTGGCGGGACGGTTCGGCCTTCAATGCCTTTCGCGGCACCGCATGGTTGCCCGAGCCCTGCGCTTCGTGTGAACGGCGCGAGATCGATTTCGGCGGGTGCCGATGCCAGGCGATGGCAATGGCCAATGATCCGGCGGCGACGGACCCTGTCTGTTCGCGCTCGCCCCTGAACGCCCGGCTTCGCGCCGAGGCCGAAGCCGAGGCGTCGAGCGACGACATCGCGCTGGTCTACCGCCGCATGTCGAAGGAGAAACGAACATGA